One stretch of Trichocoleus desertorum ATA4-8-CV12 DNA includes these proteins:
- a CDS encoding CBS domain-containing protein: MPKTVADVMSRNPITVKPETPLQEVVQILATRRISGLPVVDQSDKLIGVVSETDLMWQETGATPPAYIMILDSVIYLENPARYERDLHKALGQTVGEVMSRDPVTTSPDQLLQDAARLMHERSIHRLPVLDPNGHVVGVLTRGDIVRAMAAQAD; encoded by the coding sequence ATGCCCAAAACTGTTGCGGATGTCATGAGTCGCAATCCCATTACCGTTAAGCCTGAAACCCCCCTTCAGGAAGTGGTTCAGATTTTGGCAACCCGACGAATCAGCGGTCTTCCAGTCGTCGATCAGTCTGACAAATTGATTGGGGTTGTCTCGGAAACCGACTTGATGTGGCAGGAAACTGGAGCCACGCCCCCAGCCTACATCATGATCCTAGATAGCGTAATTTATCTAGAAAACCCAGCCCGTTATGAGCGGGATTTGCATAAAGCATTGGGGCAAACCGTTGGAGAAGTGATGAGCCGCGATCCGGTGACAACTAGCCCTGATCAGCTATTGCAAGACGCAGCCCGTTTAATGCATGAGCGGAGTATCCATCGCTTACCCGTTTTAGATCCCAATGGCCATGTAGTTGGTGTCTTGACACGGGGTGACATTGTCCGAGCGATGGCTGCTCAGGCGGATTAA
- a CDS encoding HEAT repeat domain-containing protein has translation MTVTPESVQALLHSEDFGDRLRGVNQLRQLEPATAFPLIQTAVADSSARVRYAAVSQLSSLGNHDLAQTATILRDRLHNDPEPDVQAAAADSLGALKLQDALGDLQELYQKTPEWLVQFSIIAALGELGDPRAFGLLETALTSGNDLVEMAAIGSLGELGDPRAIPLLVSYASHPDWQVRHRLVQALGRLGGTEANSALATLAQDEVPQVAQDAQEALQSA, from the coding sequence ATGACTGTTACTCCTGAATCTGTGCAAGCCTTACTGCACTCAGAGGACTTCGGCGATCGCCTACGAGGAGTGAATCAACTCCGCCAATTAGAGCCTGCTACCGCCTTTCCGCTTATTCAAACCGCAGTAGCGGATAGTAGTGCCAGAGTGCGTTACGCCGCTGTCAGCCAGCTTTCTTCTTTAGGAAATCACGACTTAGCTCAAACAGCCACAATTTTGCGCGATCGCCTACACAATGACCCCGAACCTGACGTGCAGGCTGCTGCTGCCGACTCTTTAGGAGCTTTGAAATTACAGGATGCTCTGGGAGACTTGCAGGAACTTTATCAAAAGACCCCGGAATGGTTAGTACAGTTCAGTATTATCGCGGCCCTCGGAGAACTCGGTGATCCCCGTGCTTTCGGTCTTTTGGAGACAGCCCTGACTTCTGGTAACGACTTGGTAGAAATGGCTGCAATCGGCTCCTTAGGAGAACTGGGTGATCCTCGGGCAATTCCTTTGTTAGTGTCCTATGCGTCTCATCCTGATTGGCAAGTGCGTCATCGCTTGGTACAAGCCTTAGGTCGGCTAGGTGGTACGGAAGCCAATTCAGCATTAGCAACTTTGGCTCAGGATGAGGTGCCTCAGGTAGCTCAGGATGCTCAAGAAGCCTTGCAATCCGCCTGA